From a single Candidatus Neomarinimicrobiota bacterium genomic region:
- a CDS encoding FG-GAP repeat domain-containing protein, with translation MKIKAPNSSRLASSFRLKVALLLGLGLFIPGLPAFSQVSFEPAMIIPLEGGGIPEVGDFNGDSIPDIAAGYSGGYGGVSSKFAIFLGTGNGNFGSPTVYNPGIACWSFTTAFDVADFNNDGYLDVVKTYGGSQGGCFG, from the coding sequence ATGAAGATTAAAGCACCGAACTCATCCCGCCTGGCCTCCTCGTTCAGGCTCAAGGTTGCCCTCCTGCTGGGCTTGGGGCTGTTTATCCCAGGCCTACCAGCTTTCAGTCAGGTCTCATTTGAGCCTGCGATGATCATCCCCTTGGAGGGCGGGGGTATCCCTGAAGTAGGCGATTTTAATGGTGATTCCATTCCTGATATTGCCGCAGGCTATTCTGGTGGCTATGGAGGTGTTTCCTCAAAGTTTGCCATTTTTTTGGGGACAGGCAACGGCAACTTTGGTTCCCCTACTGTGTATAATCCCGGAATTGCCTGCTGGTCATTCACTACGGCATTTGACGTAGCGGACTTCAACAACGACGGATATCTGGATGTCGTCAAGACGTACGGGGGAAGCCAGGGGGGTTGTTTCGGGAA
- a CDS encoding PEGA domain-containing protein has product MSCAQSSRSRFLLFCLTASLACLGLLKAQESGSVAVLDLEGRGISQVEAASLSDRLRAAIVRTGGVTVVERGQMERILSEQDFQLTGCTSDECAVEVGQLLGVTTIVAGSIGRVGSTYSVDIRTIDVQSGQITHSLWRDYRGEIDGLLAIMPEIAAELVSVTGAAAPPPLAPASIAITSQPPGARVVLDGEDAGTTPIAAAELEPDRSHSASLSLDGYQQVDTTIFAAAGRLYELDIPLKLLPSLLTISSNPPGANVIIDSKKAGSTPLERAELGPNQTHTVSLSLSGYQPVDTALFTEAGQFYELSLPLLRLHSQLTILSSPPGALVFLDNRGLRVTPLRVPEVTPDRQHRVSLRLNGYQQADTTFFAIAGEHHRMNIALQPVAVAETAVKPPVVPPPEAQRPPPAVKPKKGGGGGLLVLVLLAATGYYGYTEGWFDEWLKPPPEEELRVGNPPSVPSP; this is encoded by the coding sequence ATGTCTTGCGCGCAATCAAGCCGCTCCCGTTTCCTTCTGTTCTGCTTGACAGCTTCTCTGGCCTGCCTGGGACTTCTCAAAGCTCAGGAATCCGGGTCGGTTGCTGTCCTGGACCTGGAAGGCCGGGGTATCTCCCAGGTGGAGGCCGCCAGCCTCAGCGACCGCCTGCGCGCTGCTATTGTAAGGACGGGTGGTGTTACCGTGGTAGAGCGGGGACAGATGGAACGGATCCTCAGTGAACAGGATTTTCAACTTACCGGCTGCACCTCTGACGAGTGTGCCGTGGAGGTCGGCCAGCTGCTGGGCGTCACCACCATAGTGGCCGGTTCCATCGGCCGGGTCGGGTCCACCTATTCCGTTGACATCCGCACTATTGATGTCCAGAGCGGGCAGATTACTCACTCCCTGTGGCGGGACTACCGGGGCGAGATTGACGGCCTGCTCGCTATCATGCCCGAAATAGCGGCGGAGCTGGTCAGTGTAACCGGTGCCGCTGCGCCGCCTCCACTAGCACCGGCTTCCATTGCCATTACCAGCCAGCCTCCCGGCGCAAGGGTTGTGCTTGATGGCGAGGATGCCGGAACAACGCCCATCGCTGCTGCAGAACTCGAACCCGACCGGTCCCATAGCGCATCTCTCAGCCTGGACGGCTACCAGCAAGTTGATACTACCATATTTGCGGCCGCCGGCCGGCTGTACGAGCTGGATATCCCCCTTAAGTTGCTGCCCAGCCTGCTGACCATCTCGAGCAACCCTCCCGGTGCTAATGTCATTATTGATAGCAAAAAGGCTGGCTCAACGCCCCTGGAAAGAGCCGAACTCGGCCCCAACCAAACCCACACTGTGTCGCTCAGCCTGAGCGGCTATCAGCCGGTAGACACTGCCCTATTTACCGAGGCCGGCCAGTTCTACGAACTGAGCCTACCCCTATTGCGCCTGCACAGCCAGCTGACCATCCTGAGCAGTCCCCCCGGCGCGCTGGTCTTCCTGGACAACCGGGGACTCCGGGTCACCCCGTTGAGAGTGCCGGAGGTCACCCCCGACCGGCAGCACCGGGTCTCACTCAGACTCAACGGCTATCAACAGGCGGACACCACCTTCTTCGCGATTGCCGGTGAGCATCACCGGATGAATATCGCCCTGCAGCCGGTAGCCGTTGCCGAGACGGCTGTCAAGCCTCCTGTGGTTCCACCGCCAGAAGCGCAACGACCGCCGCCAGCGGTCAAGCCTAAGAAAGGGGGCGGTGGAGGTTTGCTCGTCCTGGTCCTGCTCGCTGCCACCGGCTACTATGGCTATACCGAGGGGTGGTTCGATGAATGGCTGAAGCCTCCCCCCGAAGAAGAACTGCGGGTGGGCAACCCGCCCAGCGTACCGTCGCCGTGA
- a CDS encoding exopolyphosphatase → MRVVYRGDFDGTVCASMLLELDLCDEFVQVHPQDMQDKKFKVTNQDIICNLPYHPDCHMWFDHHSSEIRRSDFPTDFVGLARISPSAARLLLEYFEAELPILSKYEELIREVDFYDSGILTLEQVQNPGGPMLLALLLDPRTGLGLVHDFAISNFQWTTQIPELLTMNSVDEILEMPDTQERILKYKVMQEQAREFYAANSHLEDNVIVCDLRGKDIPVGNRFLIYTLPGLSDGNISVRIADGKGGEFQAISVAHSIFNRTSNVDAGALCQKYGGGGHVTAAACQMSLEDTERVLREITEACKD, encoded by the coding sequence ATGCGGGTAGTTTATCGAGGAGACTTCGACGGCACGGTCTGTGCGTCTATGTTGTTGGAATTGGACCTGTGTGACGAATTTGTGCAAGTTCATCCTCAGGACATGCAGGATAAAAAATTTAAAGTTACCAATCAGGACATCATCTGCAATCTGCCATATCATCCTGACTGCCATATGTGGTTCGATCACCATTCCAGTGAAATCCGGCGTTCCGATTTCCCTACGGACTTTGTGGGATTGGCCAGAATTTCCCCCAGTGCGGCCAGGCTGCTTCTGGAATACTTCGAAGCCGAACTGCCCATCCTGAGCAAATATGAGGAACTTATCAGAGAGGTCGATTTCTACGACAGTGGCATTCTGACTCTGGAACAGGTGCAGAATCCAGGGGGCCCAATGTTACTGGCATTATTGCTTGATCCTCGGACGGGACTGGGACTGGTCCACGATTTTGCCATCAGCAATTTCCAGTGGACCACTCAAATACCGGAACTGCTTACTATGAACTCAGTCGATGAGATTCTGGAAATGCCGGATACGCAGGAGCGAATCCTGAAATACAAAGTAATGCAAGAGCAGGCCAGGGAGTTTTACGCAGCGAACTCGCACCTGGAGGATAATGTGATCGTCTGTGATCTGCGTGGTAAGGATATCCCGGTGGGCAACCGTTTCCTCATCTACACCTTGCCCGGTCTCAGCGACGGCAATATTTCGGTGCGCATCGCTGATGGCAAAGGTGGTGAATTCCAGGCCATATCGGTTGCGCACTCCATTTTTAATCGCACCTCGAATGTTGATGCCGGCGCACTATGCCAGAAGTATGGGGGCGGCGGCCACGTAACCGCCGCCGCCTGTCAGATGTCGCTTGAGGATACCGAGCGGGTGCTGAGAGAGATTACTGAAGCCTGCAAGGACTAG